The Cohnella abietis genome has a segment encoding these proteins:
- a CDS encoding TetR/AcrR family transcriptional regulator, with protein sequence MSIQVEPKVKLLKKLINAVMKDGFQHLRMDDIAKHMNVSRATMYKYFSSKEEVIAGVVQIFVDYIEKLADRNQEDDERSFGIWFQKLFEQTVALVDRITDIFLKDLQAIYPELYDQLRAVLSRREQQALIFYREGKEKGIFNPINERLILLQDDLLLREIINVKYLLQNQISIEQVLYDYYNLKKIQLFKAEKLEIVDDSLIEPVIQHVVDKFNRSLSC encoded by the coding sequence ATGAGTATACAAGTAGAACCAAAAGTTAAATTGCTCAAAAAACTAATAAATGCCGTCATGAAGGATGGATTCCAGCATTTGCGAATGGACGACATCGCCAAGCATATGAATGTAAGCAGAGCCACCATGTATAAATATTTTTCGTCTAAAGAGGAAGTTATAGCGGGTGTCGTGCAAATTTTCGTTGATTATATTGAAAAGCTCGCGGACCGCAACCAGGAGGATGATGAGCGTTCATTCGGGATTTGGTTCCAAAAGCTATTCGAACAGACTGTAGCCCTTGTCGATAGAATCACAGACATTTTCCTCAAGGATCTTCAAGCGATATACCCGGAGCTGTATGATCAACTGAGAGCCGTTCTTAGTAGACGGGAGCAGCAGGCTCTTATTTTCTATCGTGAAGGAAAAGAAAAAGGCATCTTTAATCCCATTAATGAGCGGCTGATCCTGCTCCAAGATGATCTGCTACTTCGAGAAATCATCAACGTGAAGTATTTACTGCAAAATCAAATATCAATCGAGCAGGTTCTGTACGATTACTACAACCTCAAAAAGATACAACTATTCAAAGCAGAGAAGCTCGAGATCGTGGATGATTCATTAATTGAGCCCGTCATTCAGCACGTCGTGGATAAGTTTAATCGATCGTTGTCCTGTTAA